Within the Maledivibacter sp. genome, the region TAAGCCTTTCTGCATTAATTATCCTTGTTGTTCCATTGCTTAATGCTCCTAATACTGCAAGTACTGGCACTATATCTGGGCACTGTGAAGCGTCTATTACTGTACCCTTTGTTTCTGACCCATTTATTGTGATAAAAGCTTCATTTATCTGAAGATTACCACCCATCCTTTGCACTATTTCAAGTATGGCTCTGTCTCCTTGAAGAGAATCAATTCTTAAATCCCTACACTTTATGCTGTTACCTAAAATTCCAGCAACAATCCAAAATGCGGCCTGGGAAAAGTCTCCTTCTACTCTATAGTCTCTACTAATATATTTTTGATTCCCTTTTATATAAAACTCTTTATAATCCCTGTTTTCTATTTTGATACCAAACTGATTCAATATATCTATTGTTAAATCTACATAGCCCTTTGACTCAAGCTCAGTTGTTATTATGATCTTTGAATCCCCATCAAGTAAGGGTAATACAAACATGAGTCCAGTTATAAATTGTGAGCTAATATTTCCCTCTACCTTAAAGCTTCCCGGTTTTAGTACACCCTTTACCCTTAATGGGAGCCTCCCATCATCATTACTATACCCTATGCTTTGCTCATCAAATATCCTATAGTAGGTGTCCAAGGGTCTTTCCACAAGCTTACCCTCACCAGTAAATGTTACTGCATCTCCTACAAGCCCCGCAAAGGGAATTAAGAATCTTAATGTCGATCCCGATTCCTTACAATCAATATTTGATTCTGGTGCCTTTACACTAGGATTTCCTCTTAAGGTAACATAATATGTGTCTTCGTGGGACTCTATTTCTATACATTCTATCCTCGTTCCAAGTCCCTTCATTCCCTGTAAAGTTGCTTTGATATCCTGTGAAAATATTAAATTATCTATATCGCTTACTCCATTGGAAAGTCCTGCACAGATTATTGCTCTATGGCTTAAGCTCTTTGATGGAGGTATTTTTATTTCTCCCTTAAGCTCTGTTGGATATATTTTAACAGAATTCACTACAAACTCCCCCTTCAAATCTATGTTCTTTATGGGTCATATCATTCTGATCCACGTACTCTTCTACCTGTGTCCTTTATCCTATATATCTCTC harbors:
- the aroA gene encoding 3-phosphoshikimate 1-carboxyvinyltransferase, producing MNSVKIYPTELKGEIKIPPSKSLSHRAIICAGLSNGVSDIDNLIFSQDIKATLQGMKGLGTRIECIEIESHEDTYYVTLRGNPSVKAPESNIDCKESGSTLRFLIPFAGLVGDAVTFTGEGKLVERPLDTYYRIFDEQSIGYSNDDGRLPLRVKGVLKPGSFKVEGNISSQFITGLMFVLPLLDGDSKIIITTELESKGYVDLTIDILNQFGIKIENRDYKEFYIKGNQKYISRDYRVEGDFSQAAFWIVAGILGNSIKCRDLRIDSLQGDRAILEIVQRMGGNLQINEAFITINGSETKGTVIDASQCPDIVPVLAVLGALSNGTTRIINAERLRIKESDRLRAIATELNKLGADVKELEDGLIIEGKENLRGGTVDSWNDHRIAMSLAIASIKCTEPVIITGSDAVKKSYPDFWKDFMSLGGKIDEQYVG